In the genome of Pseudanabaena mucicola str. Chao 1806, the window TGATTTCATTTTCGGAAAGGTAAGCAGGAAGGGATGAGCAGAAAAATTAGAGAGAAGAAAAGTCAGTAAGAATAGGATCAAGAGAGTAGGACTTACGCAACCCGAAGGAATTTATTACGCATCGGTTAGATGTTGTGCGGGCTTCGCCCGCACAACATCTAACCGATGCGTAAGTCCTAACAAGCTTTGAGAACAAAGTTTAATTCTGGCTGACTGAGAGTGTAAATTAAAGTGTGTAAAGTCTGGGATATATATAGAGAGATGATCAAGACACACAATTACCAACAATAAAACCGATGAATATCCGCAAAGAATTGCTAGACGAATTGCTGCAAGAATGTAAAACACCACCCGACCTAATCGGAGAAGGAGGAATTCTGAAACAACTAACCACCGCATTAGTGGAACGAGCATTAGAAGCAGAATTATCAACGCATCTAGGGTACAAGAAGCACGAATCCAGACCAGAAACAGTCGCAACGGTTATAGCCAGAAAAAAGTCCAAGGCGACTTTGGCATAGCCGAAATTGCAGTACCACGCGATCGCCAAGGCGAGTTTGAACCACAGATGGTGAAGAAAGGGCAAAGCCGCTTGTCAGGACTAGATGAAAAGATTGTTGCCCTGTATGCGCGAGGTATGAGTGTCAGGGATATCCAAGGACAGTTGCAAGAAATGTATGGTGTCGAGGTATCACCAGCCCTCATTTCCAATGTTACCGATGCCGTAATTGATGAGGTGAAACAATGGCAAAACCGTCCCCTTGATGCGGTTTATCCGATTGTATTTCTGGACTGTCTAGTCATCAAAGTGCGAGACAATGGCAGGGTGATTAACAAGTCCCTGTACTTTGCCTTGGCGGTGAATATGGACGGATACAAGGAATTATTGGGTATGTGGATTTCACCGAATGAGGGTGCAAAATTCTGGTTATCGGTACTCACCGAAATTCGTAACCGTGGGGTCAAAGATATTTTGATTGCTTGCGTTGACGGTTTGACTGGTTTTCCCAATGCTATCGAAACGGTATTTCCTAAAACGCAGGTGCAGTTGTGCATTGTCCACATGGTCAGAAACTCGGTTGCTTTTGTACCTTGGCAACAGCGTAAGCAGGTTTGTGCCGACCTCAAGGCGATTTATGCGGCGACGACGGAATCGGAGGCGGAGTTTAACCTTGAACTCTTTGCTGAAAAATGGGACAAACTATATCCCTCGATCTCCAAATCTTGGCGCAGGAGACAATATTGCGGCAATTCCTTGGCGGTATTCTTCTATCTTTTGTTGGTCTTCGGGTGTCATTTGCTTCAGGACGGAATTTTGCTTCTATTATCTCATCCCTACAATCCTAAGCATTTGTACTCAACACCAAGCTGAGATGCTCCCTTTTACTCAGCCTTTCTTAATTTTTCGGACTCAACTCCAGAGATGTGGGCGCACCTAAGCAAATGTGAGTTCGGGATAATTTGAAACAGTCTTTGAGGGAGGGTTTGCGTAGCAAACCCTCCCTCAAAGACCAAAAGTAAAAGCCTTGCTTAGCAAGGCTTTTACTTTTGGTCTTTTAAAACTTGCCAACTTAACCCGAACTCACGTTAAGCAAATACAGGCTCAGATTTTTGCACTTGAGTATATTTGCCATTAACAAAAAACAAAAAGGAGACACTTAGTGTCTCCTTTTTTCCGTTCTTTGTAGAACGGGTCCGACGGGGCTCGAACCCGCAACTTCCGCCGTGACAGGGCGGTGCTCTAACCAATTGAACTACGAACCCAGAATTTTGCTTAAAATTGCATTTATTTAGAAATACGCCTAAGAATTACTTACAACTTGCTTTTTAAGCTCGTTTTTTGCGTTTCTTTATTCAAGCGGTCTTTATTATGTAGATTTCAAAAGCGTTTGTCAATACTTTTGAGTATATTTTTTCAAAATCTTTATTCCATAATTCTTTAATACTCTTTAATACAATGGATTTAAAGGTTTTAAAAATATGAAGCTAAGAAGTCATCACCTATGCCTTGATAGATTGACACTTTATTAGGACTGATCGCCACAAAATATCCTAAAAAGGCTGAAAAAGCCATTGAAATTCCTCCAGTCCATGATATTCTTTCAGCCATTATTTGCCAGCTATATTCTGTCCATTAGGATTTGATTAGGTTAAAAGACTTATATGAACTGCTTTAAGAGTGCTAAAACTAAGGGTGAGGTAACAGCGATCGCGACAACACTTTTGGCACAGATATTCAGTATTGCGATGCCAACAACATGGCAATCGATACCATCAGCGCTCGCTTTACCAGGACAAAGACCTGATCAAGTCATTGATTGGATTAGAAATAACCCCGCCCTGCGTCCAGAGTCAGGCGAGCGTCTCCTTGTGCGTAAAAGTGATACTCCATCAAGGCGCTTTCAATTTCAAGCCAGTGTAGTACTACCTGGGATTGCGGCAATTAAGGCAAATGATGCGAATCTAATTAGAAGTGAGCAGATTCACTTTTTTGACATTATTAACGGGGTGACGAGATCGCGTTTAGAAGAGTCGCTACGCTCGATATATGGTCCCGAAATTATGCGCGACTATGCCACTGCCAAGAGGGTTTATGCCTATCCTACGGCAGTAATGGTAAAGCGATCGCAAAGTAAGAATGCCTCGTCGATTCTATGGGCATTGCAGGGGGAATTACGTCAAGGTAAAAAATATGGCTATTGGGTAGAGTTGCTACAAAATGGCAAAGGTAGCGCTAATTCTGGGCAAATCACTGTATTTGAACTAGAGAGTTTACCTAAACTAGAAGATGAACTCATCAATCGTAATAACCCATAAAAAAAGCCTCACATAGTGAGGCTTGTCACCCAAAAAAGAGTCAACGCGAAGCGCAACCACTTTTTTAAAGGAACCATCCATAGCTGTGTAAGCCTTTACCGAGTAAATTTACGCCGAGATAACAAGTCCAGACAACTAATAAGCCGACACTCGCTAAAATCGCAGGCTTGCGTCCTTGCCATCCCTTAGTAATGCGTGTGTGTAGATAGGCGGCAAATACTAGCCATGTAATCAAAGACCAAGTTTCTTTAGGATCCCAACTCCAATAAGAACCCCATGCCTCGTTTGCCCATACGCCACCAGCGATGATGCCAATGGTCAGCAATGGGAAACCTAGTCCGATCGCTCGATAACTGAGATTATCTAAAGTTTCCCCTAAGGTGAGGCGACGCAGGGATAGGGGTTTTTTAGTTTGAGTGGAATTTTCAGCTACTAACGCAACGGTAGTTGTAGATGAGAGATTGGCTGAATTTAAAACATTACCCATTCCTTCAACTGCAAAAGCAGCAAAGGTTTCGGGATTAGATGCTCTAGCTTCAGCAACACTACGCAGGTTTGTGCCTAGAGAATTGCCTTGTAAAATGACATCTTGACCACGGGTGACGATCAAAAAGGCGATCGCTAAAATGCTGCCTGTCATCAAAGCTGCATAACTGAGTAACATAACTGTAACGTGCATCATTAACCAATTGGACTTTAATGCAGGTACAAGTGGCTCAGATAATTGCATTCCAGAGGGTAAAGCTAAAGCGGCAAAAGCAGTAATCCCCATTGCCATGGGTGAAGTAAATGCGCCGATTAAACGCTTGGCGGTATCATTAGCGCTCTTATTACCGATGCGATCGACGACAATATGCATGGTAGTAATGCCCCATGCCAAGAAAAACAGCGATTCATAAAGATTGCTCAGTGGGAAATAGCCTGCATCAATCCAACGCGCTCCCAGTAATGCAGCAATACAGAGATTAGCGATCGCCATGCCTGCATTACCTAGTGATCGTAAATAGGGCAAATTGGGAAATGCGATATGTACCCAAAAAATGAGCATAGTTGTAAAGAGGATAGCAAATGATGTGTTATCCAATAAATTCTGAAGCGCGACGAGTTGCATTCAGGCAATTCTCCAGCAATTTTTAGAAGGTTTTTTGATTTGATCTTTAAAAGTGCATTTTCGATGCTTTTTTATTGTAAGCATTGTAAGCGATGTTGATCAGCCTTACCATTTATCGGATCACGCCTAGATTTGCCCATGACCTTACATTATCTCGCATTGCCTGCAACTTTACCAAATCCCAATGCCCAAGGTGCGATCGTTGCCTTGCATGGATGGGGTGCAAACTGTGATGATTTAATTTCCCTTGCACCACTAGTGGGACTGCCAAATTATCAATGGATTTGTCCTGAAGCTCCTTTTAATCACCCAATGCCCAATGGCAAAATGTGGTATGACCTCCAAAGTCTTGACACTGAGGGATTAGCCAAAAGCTGCGAATTACTCAGTCAATTTCTGGAAAATTTACCAAGTCTTACGGGTATTCCTCTCGAAAAAACATTCCTGTTAGGTTTCTCACAGGGTGGAGCGATGACCCTAGATGTCGGTTTGGGTTTTCCCATGGCAGGATTAATTGCTCTGAGTGGTTATTTACATATTGCGGAGGAAGAATTGCATGATCTCGCAGATATAGTATTTCCGCCAATTTTAATTACCCATGGTACACAAGATCCCGTGGTTCCTATTGGTGCAGCCCGTAGCGCCCGTCAATTGCTAGAGAGTTTGGGGGCAACCGTGGAATATGCCGAGTATGAAATGTTCCATGAAATTCGTCCTGAAACCTGCGATCGCGTTCATGAATTTATACTGGCTCATCAAGTGTCTAGATAGATAAAAATGGACGGCGCGAAGTGCCGTCCATTTTTACCACAATAAATCCTTTCAATTTTTGTCACTTTTTGTTTTTATTTGCTTTAACGGCTAGTCAATTTTTGATGTGACAGTGTATTGTTAAGATCGAAATAATCACTTATATAAACTATATTTAGGAGATATTGTATGCATCTTGCAGATCTTCATATTTTCACAACACTGGCAACTGCTCAAATTCCCGATCCTATTTCGGA includes:
- the ccsB gene encoding c-type cytochrome biogenesis protein CcsB codes for the protein MQLVALQNLLDNTSFAILFTTMLIFWVHIAFPNLPYLRSLGNAGMAIANLCIAALLGARWIDAGYFPLSNLYESLFFLAWGITTMHIVVDRIGNKSANDTAKRLIGAFTSPMAMGITAFAALALPSGMQLSEPLVPALKSNWLMMHVTVMLLSYAALMTGSILAIAFLIVTRGQDVILQGNSLGTNLRSVAEARASNPETFAAFAVEGMGNVLNSANLSSTTTVALVAENSTQTKKPLSLRRLTLGETLDNLSYRAIGLGFPLLTIGIIAGGVWANEAWGSYWSWDPKETWSLITWLVFAAYLHTRITKGWQGRKPAILASVGLLVVWTCYLGVNLLGKGLHSYGWFL
- a CDS encoding alpha/beta hydrolase translates to MTLHYLALPATLPNPNAQGAIVALHGWGANCDDLISLAPLVGLPNYQWICPEAPFNHPMPNGKMWYDLQSLDTEGLAKSCELLSQFLENLPSLTGIPLEKTFLLGFSQGGAMTLDVGLGFPMAGLIALSGYLHIAEEELHDLADIVFPPILITHGTQDPVVPIGAARSARQLLESLGATVEYAEYEMFHEIRPETCDRVHEFILAHQVSR